The following are encoded in a window of Candidatus Fluviicola riflensis genomic DNA:
- a CDS encoding copper-translocating P-type ATPase, with protein sequence METTDRNMLYIPLEGVENEHCAMIVDNGLKELEGVTTHKVELNNNRAIINETKAFNILPNAVKAIRDLGYGVTTVKKNFPVLNMTCASCAISAQTILESTKGVVGISVNYANNMAAVEYIPTITNPKELQTVIRSIGYDLMIDETESAHDTLEELHSQKFRRLKNKTFGAILFSVPVVVIGMFFMDMPYANYIMWVLSTPVVVWLGKDFFINAWKQAKHRSANMDTLVALSTGIAYLFSVFNTLFMEVWHKQGLHAHVYFEAATVVIAFILLGKLLEEKAKGNTSSALKKLIGLQPNTVTIVNANGESEEIPIVKVAIGDTILVKPGEKIAVDGKVISGKSFVDESMLSGEPLAVEKTEGSEVFAGTINQKGSFHFKTEKVGDATMLGQIIKMVQDAQGSKAPVQKLVDKIAGIFVPVVLGISILTLILWVILGGDNGWTQGILSLVTVLVIACPCALGLATPTAIMVGVGKGAENGILIKDAESLELGCKVNAVVLDKTGTITEGKPKVTGIEWLNNDTSSQSVLYSIEKQSEHPLAESVIRYLEQSESLPVYHFESITGFGAKAEVNDKTYFVGNKTLLDQNQITIAKELLATANVWLTEAKTVIFFADIRQALAVVAISDEIKETSVEAIRQLKQSGIEVYMLTGDNTQTAKAIAAKTGIDHYRAEVLPADKSAFVKQLQAEGKIVAMVGDGINDSNALTQADVSIAMGKGSDIAMDVARMVIISSDLTKIPIAFKLSKQTVSAIRQNLFWAFIYNVIGIPIAAGALYPVNGFLLNPMIAGAAMTLSSLSVVSNSLLLKFRKLNKS encoded by the coding sequence ATGGAAACAACAGATCGCAATATGCTTTACATCCCGCTCGAAGGAGTGGAAAATGAGCATTGTGCAATGATCGTTGACAACGGATTGAAAGAGCTCGAGGGCGTGACCACGCATAAAGTCGAGCTGAACAACAACCGTGCGATCATCAACGAAACAAAAGCGTTCAATATCCTGCCGAACGCCGTAAAGGCTATTCGTGACCTCGGTTATGGCGTCACAACCGTGAAAAAGAATTTCCCGGTATTGAACATGACCTGCGCATCTTGTGCAATCAGCGCTCAAACCATCCTCGAAAGCACCAAAGGCGTTGTCGGAATATCAGTGAATTATGCCAATAACATGGCAGCTGTGGAGTACATTCCCACCATTACGAATCCGAAAGAGTTGCAGACAGTTATACGATCTATCGGATACGACCTGATGATTGATGAAACAGAATCCGCGCACGACACGCTCGAAGAGCTGCACAGTCAAAAGTTCCGCAGGCTGAAAAATAAAACTTTTGGCGCAATTCTTTTTTCGGTTCCGGTAGTGGTCATTGGTATGTTCTTTATGGACATGCCTTATGCGAATTACATCATGTGGGTGCTTTCAACACCGGTGGTTGTCTGGCTCGGTAAGGATTTCTTCATTAATGCCTGGAAACAGGCGAAGCACCGCTCGGCCAATATGGATACACTCGTTGCACTCAGTACAGGCATCGCTTACCTGTTCAGCGTTTTTAATACCTTGTTCATGGAAGTCTGGCACAAACAAGGTTTACATGCACACGTCTATTTCGAAGCAGCAACGGTCGTAATTGCATTTATCCTACTGGGCAAACTGCTCGAAGAAAAAGCAAAAGGGAATACATCTTCCGCGTTGAAAAAGCTGATTGGTTTGCAGCCGAATACAGTAACAATTGTGAACGCCAACGGAGAGTCGGAAGAGATTCCAATCGTGAAAGTTGCCATCGGTGACACTATCCTTGTAAAACCCGGTGAAAAGATTGCGGTGGACGGTAAGGTCATTTCCGGAAAGTCATTCGTTGATGAAAGTATGCTGAGCGGTGAGCCGCTGGCAGTTGAAAAAACGGAAGGCTCCGAGGTCTTTGCGGGAACCATCAACCAGAAAGGAAGCTTTCATTTCAAAACCGAAAAAGTGGGTGATGCAACGATGCTCGGGCAGATCATTAAAATGGTTCAGGATGCGCAAGGCAGCAAAGCTCCTGTGCAGAAACTCGTCGACAAGATCGCCGGAATCTTTGTTCCTGTGGTATTGGGCATTTCTATACTAACGCTTATCCTATGGGTAATACTTGGTGGTGACAACGGCTGGACCCAGGGAATCCTTTCGCTGGTAACTGTTCTTGTAATCGCCTGTCCGTGTGCGCTCGGATTGGCAACACCAACGGCAATTATGGTCGGTGTAGGTAAAGGGGCCGAGAACGGCATCTTGATAAAAGATGCAGAAAGCCTTGAGCTTGGATGCAAAGTGAATGCCGTTGTATTGGACAAAACGGGAACAATTACCGAAGGAAAACCGAAGGTTACCGGAATTGAATGGCTGAACAATGACACGTCATCCCAATCGGTTTTGTACAGTATCGAAAAACAATCCGAGCACCCGCTCGCGGAATCAGTGATAAGATACCTGGAGCAGAGCGAATCTCTTCCGGTTTATCATTTCGAAAGCATCACCGGATTCGGAGCCAAGGCCGAAGTGAACGACAAAACCTATTTCGTGGGGAACAAGACATTGCTGGATCAGAACCAGATTACGATCGCTAAGGAATTACTGGCTACCGCAAATGTGTGGTTGACCGAAGCGAAAACAGTCATTTTCTTTGCTGATATTCGGCAAGCGCTCGCAGTAGTGGCTATTTCTGACGAAATCAAGGAAACATCCGTCGAGGCAATTCGCCAACTGAAACAATCAGGTATCGAGGTATATATGCTCACCGGTGACAACACTCAAACAGCGAAAGCTATAGCAGCAAAAACGGGGATTGATCATTACAGAGCCGAAGTACTTCCTGCGGATAAATCTGCCTTTGTAAAACAGTTGCAGGCTGAAGGAAAAATCGTCGCAATGGTTGGCGACGGAATCAACGACAGCAATGCACTCACACAGGCCGATGTCAGCATTGCAATGGGCAAAGGCAGCGATATTGCCATGGACGTTGCACGCATGGTCATCATTTCATCCGATCTGACCAAAATTCCGATTGCATTCAAACTGTCGAAGCAAACGGTATCGGCCATCAGGCAAAACCTGTTCTGGGCGTTCATCTATAATGTGATTGGTATTCCAATAGCAGCCGGAGCGCTCTATCCTGTCAACGGATTCTTACTAAATCCAATGATCGCTGGTGCAGCGATGACATTGAGCTCATTGAGCGTTGTCAGCAACAGCTTGTTGTTGAAATTCAGAAAGTTAAATAAGTCGTAA
- a CDS encoding AraC family transcriptional regulator, which yields MKIYIKNMVCDRCKMVVKSELEQLGLLPIKVELGEVELKEELSDEDKEQINIRFRELGFELIDDKKSRLIERVKNLVVELVHHSNEQLNVNVSDYLVQHIPMEYKYLSNLFSEVEGTTIEKFYIAQRVERVKELLVYDELSLSEIADRMGYSSVAYLSTQFKKVVGLTPSHFKSIKAAKRQSLDLL from the coding sequence ATGAAGATCTATATCAAAAACATGGTCTGCGACCGTTGCAAAATGGTTGTGAAGTCCGAGCTCGAACAGCTCGGGCTTTTACCAATAAAGGTAGAACTTGGAGAAGTGGAACTGAAAGAAGAATTGAGCGATGAAGACAAAGAGCAGATAAACATCCGTTTTCGTGAGTTGGGCTTCGAGCTCATAGATGATAAGAAAAGCAGGTTAATCGAACGGGTAAAGAATCTGGTTGTAGAGCTGGTCCATCATTCGAATGAGCAGCTTAACGTGAATGTATCGGATTACCTTGTACAACACATTCCAATGGAATACAAATACCTTAGCAACCTGTTTTCGGAAGTCGAAGGCACGACCATCGAGAAGTTCTACATTGCTCAACGCGTAGAGCGGGTGAAAGAATTGTTGGTCTACGACGAGCTTTCACTGAGTGAGATCGCTGATCGTATGGGCTACAGCAGTGTGGCATATCTAAGCACACAATTCAAAAAAGTGGTGGGCCTGACCCCCAGCCATTTCAAGAGTATCAAGGCGGCTAAACGCCAGTCGCTGGATCTTTTGTAA